One window from the genome of Micromonospora aurantiaca ATCC 27029 encodes:
- a CDS encoding sigma-70 family RNA polymerase sigma factor → MLATTPAAAGHTTDAVAAYLRTIGRTPLLTAEQETRLGARIEAGALAQRRLDDDGDRVGAAEQDRLRRLVADGRRARHHMIEANLRLVVSVAKRYALAGRLPLLDLIQEGTIGLMRAVEKFDHRRGLKFSTYATWWIKQAIGRALTDQSRTIRLPAHLVEVLNRVNRTRRTLAGELDREPTPAEVAARVEVPAEKVELLLRHDREPVSLHTPVAGAAGTTELGDLLPDEAPGPAGVVVSSWRRRYLDEVLGTLSEREAAVICQRYGLDDDRPSTLDEIGTRIGLTRERVRQIESQALRKLRHPTRARVLADLHA, encoded by the coding sequence ATGCTCGCCACCACCCCTGCAGCCGCCGGCCACACCACCGACGCGGTGGCCGCCTACCTCCGGACGATCGGACGAACGCCGCTGCTCACCGCCGAGCAGGAGACGCGCCTCGGCGCCCGAATCGAGGCCGGCGCCCTGGCGCAGCGGCGGTTGGACGACGACGGCGACCGGGTCGGCGCGGCCGAGCAGGACCGGCTGCGGCGACTCGTCGCCGACGGGCGTCGCGCCCGGCACCACATGATCGAAGCCAACCTCCGGCTGGTTGTCTCGGTCGCGAAACGGTACGCGCTCGCCGGCCGGCTGCCGCTGCTCGACCTGATTCAGGAAGGCACCATCGGCCTGATGCGGGCGGTCGAGAAGTTCGACCACCGGCGTGGACTGAAGTTCTCGACGTACGCGACCTGGTGGATCAAGCAGGCGATCGGCCGGGCCCTCACCGACCAGAGCCGCACAATCCGCCTGCCGGCGCACCTGGTCGAGGTGCTCAACCGGGTGAACCGGACCCGCCGCACGCTCGCGGGCGAACTCGACCGGGAGCCGACGCCCGCTGAGGTCGCCGCCCGGGTCGAGGTGCCCGCCGAAAAGGTGGAACTGCTGCTGCGGCACGACCGCGAGCCGGTCTCGCTGCACACGCCGGTCGCCGGGGCTGCCGGCACGACCGAGCTGGGCGACCTCCTCCCCGACGAGGCACCGGGCCCGGCCGGCGTCGTGGTGTCCTCCTGGCGGCGCCGCTACCTGGACGAGGTGCTCGGCACCCTGTCGGAGCGCGAGGCGGCCGTCATCTGCCAGCGGTACGGCCTCGACGACGACCGGCCGAGCACGCTCGACGAGATCGGCACGAGGATCGGGCTGACCCGGGAGCGGGTCCGCCAGATCGAGAGCCAGGCGCTGCGGAAGCTGCGCCACCCCACCCGCGCCCGCGTCCTGGCCGACCTGCACGCCTGA
- a CDS encoding TetR/AcrR family transcriptional regulator, which produces MTAQSTGLRALKKRQTRENISGQATRLFLERGFDNVTIAEVAAAAQVSKMTVTNYFPRKEDLALDMHDEFVRQLATVVREREPGESALAALRRAYLAAVAAHDPVIGFSGSAFARMIAASPALVTRLREFHDDREKALAAALAEETGSREDDILPRVAAAQLAGIHRLLFEETMRRTIAGQGDDDIARAVTGYAHVAFDALAPALADYAVRPAGGWVPG; this is translated from the coding sequence GTGACCGCGCAGAGCACCGGCCTCCGGGCCTTGAAGAAGCGCCAGACCAGGGAGAACATCTCGGGTCAGGCCACCCGCCTGTTCCTCGAACGTGGCTTCGACAACGTGACGATCGCCGAGGTGGCCGCCGCCGCGCAGGTGTCCAAGATGACCGTCACCAACTACTTCCCTCGGAAGGAGGATCTGGCGCTGGACATGCACGACGAGTTCGTGCGGCAGCTGGCCACCGTCGTCCGGGAGCGCGAGCCCGGCGAGTCGGCGCTGGCGGCGCTGCGCCGCGCCTACCTCGCGGCGGTGGCCGCCCACGACCCGGTCATCGGGTTCTCCGGTTCCGCGTTCGCCCGGATGATCGCCGCCAGTCCGGCGCTGGTGACCCGTCTGCGCGAGTTCCACGACGACCGGGAGAAGGCCCTGGCCGCCGCCCTGGCCGAGGAGACCGGGAGCCGCGAGGACGACATCCTGCCCCGGGTCGCCGCCGCGCAGCTGGCCGGCATCCATCGGCTGCTGTTCGAGGAGACCATGCGCCGCACCATCGCCGGGCAGGGCGACGACGACATCGCGCGGGCCGTCACCGGCTACGCGCACGTCGCCTTCGACGCCCTCGCACCCGCGCTCGCGGACTACGCCGTCCGCCCGGCAGGTGGGTGGGTGCCGGGTTGA
- a CDS encoding CatB-related O-acetyltransferase produces MTPDPRTVHPLPAFDRVVFLKPLVTSPKIVVGDYTYYDDPDDATGFEHRNVLYAYGPERLVIGKYCAIASGTRFLMAGAAHPGMGVSTYPFTMFGGEWAEQTLDIVTAMPSRGDTVVGNDVWFGFGSVVMPGVRIGDGAVIATGAVVTADVPPYTIVGGNPARPIRQRFDDADIVRLRHAAWWDWPTGLVTAHARTIMAGTPAEIARIAAEHGVEQPG; encoded by the coding sequence ATGACACCCGACCCCCGCACCGTCCACCCGCTGCCCGCCTTCGACCGCGTGGTGTTCCTCAAACCACTGGTGACGTCACCGAAGATCGTCGTGGGTGACTACACCTACTACGACGATCCTGACGACGCGACCGGCTTCGAGCACCGCAACGTCCTGTACGCCTATGGACCGGAACGGCTGGTCATCGGTAAGTACTGCGCGATCGCCTCCGGCACCCGATTCCTGATGGCCGGCGCGGCCCATCCCGGCATGGGCGTGTCCACGTACCCGTTCACCATGTTCGGCGGCGAGTGGGCCGAGCAGACCCTCGACATCGTCACCGCCATGCCGAGCCGCGGCGACACCGTCGTCGGGAACGACGTCTGGTTCGGCTTCGGATCCGTGGTCATGCCGGGCGTGCGGATCGGCGACGGCGCCGTCATCGCAACCGGCGCGGTGGTCACCGCCGACGTGCCGCCCTACACGATCGTCGGCGGCAATCCCGCCCGGCCGATCCGGCAACGCTTCGACGACGCCGACATCGTGCGGCTCCGCCACGCCGCCTGGTGGGACTGGCCCACCGGCCTCGTCACCGCGCACGCCCGCACGATCATGGCCGGCACACCCGCCGAGATCGCCCGGATCGCCGCCGAGCACGGCGTGGAACAGCCCGGGTGA